In the genome of Flavobacteriales bacterium, the window TGTTGCAGGTTATACAAATAGGGGTAGCAGGCCCAACTGTGTGGGAATTTACGGTCTGAGCAAAAGAATAGATTTTATGCAAAATAATTCAACTCATTCAGAGCAATCATTGAGCACCTTATAAACCGTAGATCTACCAATATTCATCTGTTTAGAGATGGCGGTAGCGCCTAGGCCATTTTTATGAAGAGATAAGATTTTATTTCTATTGATGGAAGGCTTTCTTC includes:
- a CDS encoding helix-turn-helix domain-containing protein, whose product is RKPSINRNKILSLHKNGLGATAISKQMNIGRSTVYKVLNDCSE